One window of the Salvia splendens isolate huo1 chromosome 1, SspV2, whole genome shotgun sequence genome contains the following:
- the LOC121810309 gene encoding serine/threonine-protein kinase BSK1-like yields the protein MGCCLSKGYPPRAAEKDHQQLQHGHRRSSSVNGAAAGGFAEFSLAELKSATGNFSSDKIVSESGEKAPNVVYEGRLHNQRWIAVKKFTKMAWPDPKQFAEEAKEVGKLRHKRLANLIGYCCDGDERLLVAEFMPNETLAKHLFHWENQTPEWTMRLRVALYIAEALDYCTREGRPLYHDLNAYRVLFDENGDPRLSCFGLMKNSRDGKSYSTNLAYTPPEYLRNGRVTQESVVFSFGTVLLDLLSGKHIPPSHALDMIRGKNILLLMDSHLEGNFSTEEATAVFDLASQCLQYEPRERPKTTDLVSTLAPLQNKNDVPSYVMLGIPKQEETPSPPPHPLSPMGDACSRMDLTAIHQFLVMQHYKDDEGTNELSFQEWTQQMRDMLDARKRGDLAFRDKDFKTAIDCYSQFIDVGTMISPTVHARRSLCYLMCDQPDAALRDAMQAQCIYPDWSTAFYMQAVALAKLDMHKDAADMLNEAAMLEEKKQRSGKGS from the exons ATGGGCTGCTGCTTATCTAAGGGGTATCCTCCGCGCGCGGCGGAGAAGGATCACCAGCAGCTGCAGCACGGCCACCGccgctcctcctccgtgaacGGAGCTGCCGCCGGTGGATTCGCTGAGTTCTCGCTGGCGGAGCTGAAGTCCGCCACCGGCAACTTCAGCTCCGACAAGATCGTATCGGAGAGCGGTGAGAAAGCGCCCAATGTCGTCTACGAAGGACGCCTGCACAACCAGCGCTGGATCGCAGTGAAGAAGTTCACGAAAATGGCGTGGCCTGATCCTAAACAGTTTGCC GAGGAAGCGAAGGAGGTGGGGAAGCTGAGGCATAAGAGGCTGGCTAATCTGATAGGCTATTGTTGCGATGGGGATGAGAGGCTGCTTGTTGCTGAATTTATGCCGAATGAGACTCTCGCTAAGCATTTATTTCACT GGGAGAATCAAACCCCTGAGTGGACCATGCGTTTGAGAGTTGCTCTATATATTGCTGAAGCGCTTGATTATTGCACCAGGGAAGGTCGCCCCCTGTACCATGACTTAAATGCTTACAGGGTTCTCTTTGACGAG AATGGAGACCCGCGTCTTTCCTGTTTTGGGTTGATGAAGAATAGCAGGGATGGTAAAAGTTATAGCACAAATCTTGCATATACACCTCCAGAGTATCTAAGAAATG GGAGGGTCACTCAGGAAAGTGTCGTTTTCAGCTTTGGAACCGTCCTTCTGGATCTTCTTAGTGGAAAGCATATTCCTCCAAGTCAT GCACTTGATATGATACGGGGAAAGAATATTCTTCTACTAATGGATTCCCATTTAGAGGGGAATTTTTCAACTGAAGAGGCCACTGCTGTTTTTGATCTTGCTTCACAGTGTTTGCAGTATGAGCCAAGGGAGAGGCCAAAGACAACAGATCTCGTTTCCACACTTGCCCCTTTGCAAAATAAGAATGAT GTTCCATCTTATGTGATGCTGGGAATTCCAAAGCAAGAAGAAACGCCATCTCCACCTCCTCATCCACTCTCTCCAATGGGTGATGCCTGTTCACGAATGGATCTCACAGCTATTCATCAGTTTTTGGTGATGCAGCACTACAAGGATGACGAGGGAACCAATGAG TTATCTTTTCAAGAATGGACTCAACAAATGAGAGATATGTTGGACGCTAGGAAAAGAGGGGACTTGGCATTCCGCGATAAAGATTTTAAAACTGCTATTGATTGCTATTCTCAG TTCATTGATGTGGGTACGATGATTTCACCAACTGTTCATGCTCGGAGAAGTCTTTGTTATCTCATGTGTGACCAGCCAGATGCTGCACTTCGGGATGCAATGCAAGCTCAATGCATCTACCCAGATTGGTCAACAGCATTTTACATGCAGGCCGTGGCCCTTGCCAAGCTTGACATGCACAAGGACGCAGCTGATATGTTGAATGAGGCTGCCATGCTCGAAGAGAAGAAGCAACGAAGTGGGAAGGGATCATGA